A window of the Rhodoferax sp. GW822-FHT02A01 genome harbors these coding sequences:
- a CDS encoding amidohydrolase family protein produces the protein MLNSSTSLPPPTSYAAVKFRLPLGSCDSHTHVIPASGVRLVPSATYTPAVATVQDHLSMLEALGLDRGVVVQPSIFGVDNSAVIEAVATAPDRLRGVGVLGATATWSDVEYLHERGVRGLRFNVMLGGGDGLQSMKALAPIIAEFGWHAELLIASQLLPDLVDDFKSLPCRLVVDHMGSLGVDEGMNSKGVTALRRLVSERETWVKLSGAYRLGADIQDDRFALRARTLIHDAPQHMVWGSDWPHVACSVMPDAAELLNALGNWLEADAKLLKAVLADNPAKLFDFSSTIESKGAQAALL, from the coding sequence ATGCTCAACTCATCAACCAGCCTTCCACCCCCTACTTCGTATGCCGCCGTGAAATTCCGGCTCCCTTTAGGCAGCTGCGACTCGCATACTCACGTCATCCCGGCGTCCGGGGTGAGACTGGTTCCCTCTGCGACCTACACTCCGGCCGTCGCTACGGTTCAAGACCATCTGTCGATGCTAGAAGCCCTCGGACTCGACCGTGGAGTGGTTGTGCAGCCAAGCATCTTTGGAGTTGATAACTCAGCGGTCATTGAGGCCGTGGCCACAGCTCCAGACAGATTGCGTGGGGTTGGGGTACTAGGTGCGACTGCTACCTGGAGTGACGTTGAATACCTGCACGAGCGTGGAGTGCGGGGGTTACGCTTCAACGTGATGCTCGGAGGGGGGGATGGTCTCCAATCCATGAAAGCCTTGGCTCCAATCATTGCCGAGTTCGGCTGGCATGCCGAACTGCTTATTGCAAGCCAGCTCTTGCCCGACCTGGTTGATGACTTCAAGTCGCTTCCGTGCAGGCTTGTCGTTGACCATATGGGTAGTCTCGGTGTGGACGAAGGCATGAACTCCAAAGGCGTCACCGCATTACGTCGCCTGGTATCCGAGCGCGAGACCTGGGTTAAATTGTCCGGCGCATACCGACTGGGAGCTGACATCCAAGACGACCGGTTTGCTTTGCGGGCCAGGACCTTGATACACGACGCGCCCCAGCACATGGTTTGGGGAAGTGATTGGCCGCATGTCGCTTGTAGCGTTATGCCTGATGCGGCCGAATTGCTCAATGCGCTGGGAAATTGGCTGGAGGCTGACGCGAAGTTGCTAAAGGCGGTGTTGGCAGACAACCCCGCTAAACTGTTTGACTTCTCCTCCACAATCGAGTCAAAAGGCGCGCAGGCTGCCTTGCTCTGA
- a CDS encoding acyl-CoA dehydrogenase family protein, giving the protein MYVNLNYKDPAWAEATLKLVQDIAVDCEEELSHCESEGRFPAETYKEMGRRGLLGVITPEEWGGYGGDAPEYCFTTEAMTRYNLVSSQVQIQGMRWMLQWATPEQKEKYLRGMVNGTIVFSESISEPGAGSSLKKLNTTARRSGGDWLINGEKIHINLGAESHVTLVYAMAEEGLTSFLVDTDLPGVSRKHSAPLGYRFLPTADMSFNDVRVPNSALLGAPGQGMETFLSTFNVSRLGNASELIGHATRGLALATDYAKGRNVGNNKVTDFQGIQWTLADCYSSLYGASLARDHAANLVKAGQEHAFATSLAKKMAVEAAEKTANECFALTGGYGLYRDKPWGQLLLEIKTLRIAGGSVEILRNYVAQQILKDEHLKGMK; this is encoded by the coding sequence ATGTACGTAAATTTAAATTACAAGGATCCTGCTTGGGCAGAAGCTACGCTAAAGCTCGTTCAAGACATTGCAGTTGACTGTGAAGAAGAACTTTCTCATTGCGAAAGCGAAGGACGCTTCCCTGCAGAGACGTATAAAGAAATGGGCAGGCGAGGCCTGTTGGGTGTCATTACTCCTGAAGAGTGGGGTGGTTACGGTGGGGATGCACCCGAGTACTGCTTCACCACCGAAGCCATGACTCGCTACAACCTTGTCTCAAGCCAAGTACAAATTCAAGGCATGAGGTGGATGCTTCAGTGGGCCACTCCTGAGCAAAAGGAAAAATATCTCCGGGGAATGGTCAATGGCACCATTGTTTTTTCCGAGTCCATTTCTGAACCAGGCGCAGGGTCTTCTTTGAAGAAACTGAACACAACGGCACGCCGCAGCGGGGGAGACTGGCTCATCAACGGAGAAAAGATTCACATCAACCTGGGCGCGGAAAGCCACGTAACACTCGTATACGCAATGGCTGAAGAAGGCTTGACTTCCTTTCTAGTAGATACCGACCTGCCTGGCGTAAGCAGAAAGCACTCCGCCCCGCTGGGATACCGATTCCTCCCTACTGCGGACATGAGCTTCAACGACGTTCGGGTACCAAATTCCGCGTTACTGGGGGCTCCTGGCCAGGGCATGGAGACCTTCCTATCGACATTCAATGTGAGCCGGCTGGGGAACGCTTCCGAGTTGATTGGACATGCCACGCGCGGACTGGCCTTAGCTACTGACTACGCAAAGGGACGCAACGTTGGAAACAACAAAGTCACGGATTTCCAAGGCATTCAGTGGACCTTGGCCGACTGCTACAGCTCCTTGTACGGTGCATCTCTCGCGCGTGACCATGCGGCTAATCTGGTGAAGGCTGGGCAGGAACACGCATTTGCTACCAGCTTGGCAAAGAAAATGGCGGTGGAAGCTGCTGAGAAAACTGCCAACGAATGCTTCGCACTGACCGGTGGATACGGCCTCTATCGCGACAAGCCATGGGGGCAGCTATTGCTTGAAATCAAAACGCTGCGAATCGCAGGCGGGTCTGTCGAAATTCTTCGCAACTACGTAGCGCAGCAAATTCTCAAGGACGAACACCTGAAGGGCATGAAATGA
- a CDS encoding class I adenylate-forming enzyme family protein, which translates to MNNIAELILSAAKKSPDAAFGTFQQNDRLDAVVERAQVVAKGLTAVGLVRGDVVAVIGNNSGSYLVTWMATQFAGLQAALINPAYPDELLGGMLDDLLPRAVLWVGRDAASLIAREETQLDMQTAWSGKINVLKNDGRAGATSGSGIDCTQEEISAYIHTSGTTGRPKFCALSHGYFLRLGRFFADTLCLTRLDTVCAPLPLFHINPMGYGVVGALTANAALLSTDKFSAGEFWADVRNNDVTAIVLHGPPANLLKAKTTSEDAKGHKVRVSFLTDPAFLKQFNISVGIGGYGSTEAGGLCHSWHLRADDTGLPVEGATHMAGRSRHDIEHRIGENGEIFVRGKHSLTLFSGYSKGGQIVPQTDANGWFATGDRGRLDEFGNLIFVERISESIRVNGEYVPIDFVEARLKQAKSLGEFALWRVDSPSRGHDVVLYTTSAEVEMQEVKDAIKDLPKYMHPGMLHQIPHLPRDPGVGKIQRRLLNDFERISSVKI; encoded by the coding sequence ATGAACAACATTGCAGAACTGATTCTCTCAGCGGCCAAGAAGTCGCCCGACGCGGCATTTGGCACTTTTCAGCAAAATGACCGCTTGGATGCCGTCGTTGAAAGAGCGCAAGTCGTAGCTAAGGGTCTGACGGCAGTCGGTCTAGTTCGCGGCGACGTTGTCGCAGTCATTGGCAACAACAGCGGGTCTTACCTCGTGACCTGGATGGCCACTCAATTTGCTGGCCTCCAGGCAGCGCTCATCAATCCAGCCTATCCCGACGAACTGTTAGGGGGCATGCTGGACGACCTGTTACCCAGAGCCGTCTTGTGGGTGGGCCGAGATGCCGCAAGTCTCATCGCCCGTGAAGAGACGCAGTTGGATATGCAGACCGCCTGGTCCGGAAAAATCAATGTGCTTAAAAATGATGGGCGCGCAGGTGCTACCTCAGGCTCCGGCATTGATTGCACGCAAGAAGAGATATCGGCGTACATCCACACGTCAGGAACAACGGGCCGACCCAAGTTCTGCGCTTTGAGCCACGGCTATTTTCTGCGGTTGGGGCGCTTTTTTGCCGACACCCTTTGCCTCACTCGACTGGATACGGTTTGCGCCCCCCTTCCTCTCTTCCACATTAACCCAATGGGATATGGCGTAGTCGGCGCACTCACTGCCAACGCGGCTCTGTTGTCCACTGACAAATTCTCTGCTGGTGAATTCTGGGCGGACGTGCGTAACAACGACGTCACCGCCATCGTTCTGCATGGGCCACCGGCCAATCTGCTAAAAGCCAAGACAACAAGCGAGGATGCAAAAGGCCATAAAGTCCGCGTCTCTTTCCTTACGGACCCTGCTTTCCTCAAGCAATTCAACATTTCTGTGGGCATTGGTGGCTACGGATCGACCGAAGCCGGAGGGTTGTGCCACAGCTGGCACCTCCGTGCTGACGATACGGGCCTTCCTGTCGAAGGCGCAACCCATATGGCCGGCCGATCACGGCACGACATTGAGCACCGGATTGGAGAAAACGGAGAAATCTTCGTGCGCGGAAAGCATTCGCTCACCTTGTTCTCTGGCTATTCTAAGGGGGGACAAATTGTTCCCCAGACGGATGCCAACGGCTGGTTTGCAACTGGTGACCGTGGTCGACTAGATGAGTTCGGCAATCTGATTTTTGTTGAACGCATAAGCGAGTCGATTAGAGTCAATGGCGAATATGTCCCCATTGACTTCGTTGAAGCACGGCTCAAACAAGCTAAGTCGTTGGGCGAATTTGCCTTGTGGCGAGTCGACTCACCGTCTCGTGGCCACGACGTGGTTCTGTACACCACATCGGCCGAGGTCGAGATGCAGGAAGTCAAGGATGCGATCAAGGATTTACCCAAGTACATGCATCCTGGCATGCTGCATCAAATCCCCCATCTGCCGCGCGACCCCGGAGTGGGAAAGATTCAACGTCGATTGCTCAACGACTTTGAGCGCATCAGTTCCGTAAAGATTTGA
- a CDS encoding enoyl-CoA hydratase-related protein has translation MPFLTVTRENGVVVATMSEPSTKNAITDNSAVDEFDALCQEIENNPEDKVLIITGNGKVFSSGGNISTMYRCMSSTMPAFEIVEDYRNGIQRLPLLLRALSVPTIAAVNGPAIGAGCDLTCMCDVRIASTEATFAESFIHFGIVPGDGGAWFLPRIVGTAKAAEMSFTGDGISAAEALGIGLVSKVVPPGELMAAVKELAARMARHGSAALRLTKRLLRQSEEQDLKALLDMSASYQSMLHKTNEHRMAVADYEERRANTKLNREKNGRSRCS, from the coding sequence ATGCCCTTTCTAACGGTTACTCGAGAGAACGGCGTGGTGGTTGCCACCATGTCTGAGCCCTCTACAAAGAACGCCATTACGGACAACAGTGCCGTAGACGAATTCGACGCTCTTTGCCAGGAGATTGAAAACAATCCAGAAGACAAGGTGCTCATCATCACTGGAAATGGGAAAGTCTTTTCCTCTGGTGGAAACATAAGCACAATGTATCGTTGTATGAGCTCAACGATGCCGGCCTTCGAAATCGTTGAAGACTATCGCAATGGGATTCAACGCCTTCCGTTGCTGCTGCGAGCACTCTCCGTCCCAACCATTGCTGCAGTCAATGGGCCGGCCATTGGCGCCGGTTGCGACTTGACTTGCATGTGCGACGTTCGCATAGCATCCACTGAAGCGACCTTTGCTGAGAGCTTCATTCACTTCGGAATCGTTCCAGGTGATGGAGGAGCCTGGTTCTTGCCTCGCATTGTGGGCACGGCGAAAGCCGCTGAAATGAGCTTCACGGGCGATGGCATTTCCGCCGCCGAAGCGTTGGGCATTGGCTTAGTAAGCAAAGTCGTGCCGCCTGGTGAACTGATGGCCGCTGTAAAGGAATTAGCGGCACGTATGGCCAGGCACGGCTCAGCAGCTTTAAGACTGACAAAGCGTCTGCTTCGTCAATCTGAAGAGCAGGATCTAAAAGCGCTTTTGGACATGTCTGCAAGCTACCAAAGCATGCTGCACAAGACTAACGAACATAGGATGGCTGTGGCCGACTATGAAGAACGCAGGGCCAACACAAAATTGAATAGAGAAAAAAATGGAAGAAGTCGTTGTAGTTAG
- the bktB gene encoding beta-ketothiolase BktB, with the protein MEEVVVVSAVRTAIGTFGGSLKDVPPTELGALVVRESLSQAGIEGKDVGHVVFGHVVNTEPKDMYLSRVAAIQGGCTESTPAFNVNRLCGSGLQAIISASQAIQLGDCDIAIGGGAENMSRAPYASLTMRWGARMGDINMVDMMVGALHDPFHKVHMGVTAENIAAKYGISRDQQDALAVESHNRAEKATAAGHFKDQIVPVMLKSKKGEVAFESDEHFRSNCKPEDMAKLKPVFLKENGTVTAGNASGINDAAAAVVLMASRTAKSRGLAPLARLVAYAHAGVDPKYMGIGPVPATQLALAKAGLPVQDLDVIEANEAFAAQACAVSHVLGLDPTKVNPNGSGISLGHPIGATGALITVKALHELKRIGGRYALVTMCIGGGQGIAAIFERI; encoded by the coding sequence ATGGAAGAAGTCGTTGTAGTTAGCGCCGTTCGTACTGCCATTGGTACCTTTGGCGGTAGCCTGAAGGACGTGCCGCCAACGGAGTTGGGTGCACTGGTAGTGCGCGAATCGCTCTCGCAAGCAGGCATCGAGGGCAAAGATGTGGGGCACGTCGTATTTGGACATGTAGTCAACACCGAACCCAAAGACATGTATTTGTCACGAGTCGCAGCCATCCAAGGCGGCTGCACGGAGTCCACACCGGCATTTAATGTCAATCGCCTCTGTGGCTCGGGCCTCCAAGCCATCATCTCGGCAAGCCAGGCCATCCAGCTGGGAGACTGCGATATCGCAATTGGTGGTGGCGCTGAAAATATGAGCCGTGCGCCATACGCCAGTTTGACCATGCGTTGGGGGGCCCGAATGGGTGACATCAACATGGTGGACATGATGGTTGGCGCACTGCACGACCCATTTCACAAGGTTCACATGGGCGTGACTGCAGAAAACATAGCCGCTAAATACGGCATTTCTCGCGATCAGCAAGACGCATTGGCGGTCGAAAGTCACAACCGTGCCGAAAAGGCCACGGCAGCAGGCCATTTCAAAGACCAAATTGTTCCAGTAATGCTAAAGAGCAAGAAGGGGGAAGTCGCCTTTGAAAGTGACGAACACTTCCGATCCAACTGCAAACCTGAGGACATGGCAAAGCTTAAGCCAGTTTTTCTGAAGGAAAACGGCACGGTTACAGCAGGAAATGCATCTGGTATCAATGACGCGGCAGCAGCCGTGGTGTTGATGGCCTCGAGAACGGCCAAGAGCCGTGGCTTGGCACCTTTGGCCCGCCTAGTTGCATACGCACATGCCGGCGTGGACCCCAAGTACATGGGCATCGGTCCAGTTCCGGCTACCCAGCTGGCACTCGCCAAGGCGGGGCTCCCGGTACAAGACCTTGACGTAATTGAAGCCAATGAAGCTTTTGCTGCTCAAGCATGCGCCGTTTCTCACGTATTGGGGCTGGACCCGACAAAGGTCAACCCGAACGGATCAGGAATATCGCTCGGTCATCCGATTGGAGCGACCGGGGCACTCATCACGGTGAAGGCGCTGCATGAGCTCAAGCGAATTGGCGGCCGGTATGCACTTGTGACCATGTGCATCGGCGGTGGTCAGGGCATTGC